From Terriglobales bacterium, one genomic window encodes:
- a CDS encoding DUF1801 domain-containing protein: MRPKTVDEYISVAPRETQKKLREMRDCIRNAAPGSTEGLKWGMPAYSHKRILLTFAAHKNHIGFHPTPSAVKAFAKELSEFVTSDNSVQFPLQKPLPLDLIRRMTEFRVRESVEEDKKWRT; encoded by the coding sequence ATGCGTCCCAAAACGGTTGACGAATACATCAGTGTAGCTCCCAGAGAAACGCAGAAAAAGCTGCGGGAGATGCGCGATTGCATCCGCAACGCAGCTCCCGGCTCAACCGAGGGATTGAAATGGGGCATGCCGGCATATTCCCATAAGAGGATTCTCCTCACCTTCGCCGCCCACAAGAATCACATAGGCTTTCATCCGACTCCATCGGCGGTAAAGGCTTTCGCGAAGGAGCTCTCGGAATTTGTAACATCCGACAATTCTGTTCAGTTTCCACTGCAAAAGCCGTTGCCGTTAGATCTGATCCGCAGGATGACCGAGTTTCGCGTTCGGGAGAGCGTCGAGGAAGATAAGAAGTGGCGAACCTGA
- a CDS encoding DoxX family protein, with protein MNILLWVLQVLAALLYGASGVMKVFMFDNISKDVPSFGALPREAWTALGILELVCTVGLIVPAAFHWHPALTVVAATVLAIESLVFVGVHAKYREITTIIMSGVLGLLMAFIAYERMVLKPIL; from the coding sequence ATGAACATCCTGTTGTGGGTCCTGCAGGTACTCGCCGCGCTCCTCTACGGCGCGTCGGGCGTCATGAAGGTCTTCATGTTCGACAACATAAGCAAGGATGTCCCGTCCTTTGGCGCGTTGCCGCGGGAAGCCTGGACGGCCCTCGGCATCCTCGAACTCGTCTGCACGGTCGGGCTGATCGTCCCCGCCGCCTTCCACTGGCACCCGGCGCTCACGGTGGTGGCCGCCACGGTCCTAGCGATCGAGAGCCTCGTGTTCGTCGGGGTGCACGCCAAGTACCGCGAGATCACGACCATCATCATGAGCGGCGTGCTGGGTCTTCTCATGGCGTTCATCGCGTACGAGCGGATGGTCCTGAAACCGATCCTCTGA
- a CDS encoding PAS domain S-box protein codes for MGRESQAVRLSAQPDDQLRQKALLDELFATVPEAIVLLDTDDRILRVNPEFTRIFGYAEEEALGRPINELVVPEELWAEAEECTRRGTRGEILNVETTRKRKDGTRVPVSIVGVRVSIAGSQISEYVIYRDITERKRAEQALRESEAYLAEAQRLSQTGSWASKPFADSRYWSEECYRVLGFDPAGPPPLFEEFFHRIHPDDQAASRERWERAIRDKADFEFGYRIVHPNKGIRDIHVLGHAVLNQSGDLDEFVGTVIDVTERKRAEQELQQLVDFVPQLIVVFDSDSKVIHANRFAREYTGLTLEEFRSLDVIGRVIHPDDLERVRAARKHGFAGSEPFELDARFLGKDGIHRWFLGRYNPLVEEGRVRRWYVSATEIESRKQEEERIRQENVRLEERTRIAQELHDTLLQTFQSALLHLGVAQDGVAQDSPAKPQIDRTLEIMRQGIEEGRNAIQGLRSSGSQTSDLVVALSRIQQELEVQSNIDFRVVVTGRQTQLPCQIQNEIYQIGREAVLNALRHSGAKRVELELEYSDSNLCVRIRDNGRGIDPQVLEKGRGGHWGLAGMRERATRIGGLVKILSSPVLGTEVQLSIPTDVALKAASPG; via the coding sequence ATGGGTCGCGAAAGCCAGGCCGTTCGTTTATCTGCGCAGCCTGACGATCAGCTTCGACAAAAAGCCCTCCTCGACGAACTGTTTGCGACAGTGCCAGAAGCCATCGTTTTGCTCGACACCGATGACCGCATTTTGCGGGTCAATCCGGAATTCACCAGGATTTTCGGTTATGCCGAAGAGGAAGCGTTGGGGCGTCCGATCAATGAGCTAGTCGTTCCAGAAGAACTTTGGGCTGAGGCGGAAGAGTGCACCCGCCGTGGTACTCGAGGAGAGATCCTGAACGTCGAAACGACGCGGAAGCGCAAGGATGGCACCCGCGTTCCGGTCTCGATTGTCGGTGTACGTGTGTCGATTGCGGGAAGCCAGATTTCCGAGTACGTAATCTATCGTGACATCACTGAGCGCAAACGGGCTGAACAGGCTTTACGTGAAAGCGAAGCATATCTGGCAGAAGCACAGAGGCTAAGCCAAACCGGCAGTTGGGCCTCGAAACCTTTCGCTGATAGCAGGTACTGGTCGGAGGAGTGCTACCGCGTGTTGGGGTTCGACCCCGCTGGGCCGCCACCGTTATTTGAAGAATTCTTTCATCGAATTCATCCGGACGATCAGGCCGCGAGCAGGGAACGGTGGGAGAGAGCCATCCGCGACAAAGCGGATTTCGAATTTGGGTACCGAATCGTCCATCCCAACAAAGGGATCAGGGACATTCACGTCCTGGGCCATGCGGTCCTCAACCAATCCGGCGATCTCGACGAGTTCGTAGGTACCGTGATCGATGTCACCGAGCGTAAGCGTGCGGAGCAGGAGCTTCAGCAGCTCGTTGATTTTGTTCCCCAGTTAATTGTGGTGTTCGACTCGGACAGCAAGGTGATTCACGCAAATCGTTTCGCCCGCGAATACACAGGTCTGACACTTGAGGAGTTTCGGTCCCTGGACGTGATCGGGAGGGTAATTCATCCCGACGATTTGGAGAGGGTGCGAGCGGCACGCAAGCATGGGTTTGCCGGGAGTGAGCCGTTTGAACTCGATGCAAGATTTCTTGGAAAAGACGGCATCCATCGCTGGTTCCTGGGGCGGTACAACCCCTTGGTAGAGGAAGGCCGAGTCAGAAGATGGTACGTGAGCGCGACGGAAATTGAATCGCGTAAGCAGGAGGAAGAACGGATCCGGCAAGAAAATGTGCGGCTTGAAGAACGAACCCGGATCGCGCAAGAACTCCATGACACTCTTCTGCAAACTTTCCAGAGCGCCTTGCTGCATCTGGGTGTGGCGCAGGACGGTGTAGCTCAAGACTCGCCCGCCAAACCGCAGATAGATCGAACTCTTGAGATCATGAGGCAAGGGATCGAGGAGGGCCGGAACGCGATTCAGGGCCTCCGCTCGTCCGGCTCTCAAACCTCAGACCTGGTTGTTGCTTTGTCTCGTATTCAGCAGGAACTCGAGGTCCAGTCCAACATTGACTTCCGCGTCGTAGTCACCGGCCGGCAGACGCAGTTGCCATGCCAGATTCAAAATGAGATTTACCAAATTGGCAGAGAGGCCGTGCTCAATGCGCTTCGTCATTCCGGGGCAAAACGCGTCGAGTTAGAACTTGAATACTCCGACAGTAACTTGTGCGTGCGGATTCGGGACAACGGACGTGGAATCGATCCTCAGGTGCTCGAGAAAGGGCGTGGCGGACACTGGGGCCTGGCAGGCATGCGGGAACGTGCGACGAGAATCGGCGGGCTGGTCAAAATCCTGAGTAGTCCAGTTTTAGGTACTGAGGTCCAACTATCCATCCCAACTGATGTTGCGCTCAAAGCTGCCAGCCCTGGGTAG
- a CDS encoding M20/M25/M40 family metallo-hydrolase yields the protein MKPTNAKLFSLIGAIALCSTASCTQSQPATSAGSEAVDFLIQLVRVNTSNPPGNETQAAQYIKSVLDKEGISSEIFESAPGRGNIVARLKGSGKARPLMLMAHLDVVGVEREKWTVDPFAGVIKDGYLYGRGASDDKGMVAANLAAFLQLHREKVPLDRDIIFLAEAGEEGTPKYGIEYMIENHWDKIDCEYVLNEGGSIHIKDGAVNYVSIATTEKVPRGIIVTARGTSGHGSIPRPDNPVVHISEAVAKLGNWQTPMRLNGTTRVYFQKLAQIADPELKSLLQNLNAPETQTALQQKYWMEYSKLRTSIVPTIIKGGFRTNVIPGDAEATLDIRALPDENIPALMEQMKKLVNDPAIDIKRTSGNDRPASPPSRLDTDLYRAMEATAKKMFPNAITMPDMLTGATDSAQLRAKGVQAYGISTPKTDDDAHRVHGNDERTSVDGLNTFTRYLHDVVIAVAGQKQ from the coding sequence ATGAAACCGACGAATGCAAAACTGTTCTCTCTGATTGGCGCTATTGCGCTTTGCAGTACGGCGTCATGTACGCAAAGCCAGCCCGCGACGTCTGCCGGCAGCGAAGCAGTCGATTTCCTGATTCAGCTCGTCAGGGTCAACACCAGCAATCCTCCCGGGAACGAGACACAGGCAGCGCAGTACATCAAGAGCGTTTTGGATAAGGAAGGCATTTCCTCCGAGATTTTCGAGTCCGCTCCCGGTCGCGGCAATATCGTCGCTCGCCTGAAGGGATCAGGAAAAGCTCGCCCCCTGATGCTGATGGCGCATCTCGACGTCGTCGGAGTGGAGCGCGAGAAGTGGACCGTCGATCCTTTTGCCGGCGTGATCAAAGACGGGTATCTCTACGGACGCGGTGCCAGCGACGACAAAGGCATGGTGGCCGCCAACCTGGCTGCGTTTCTCCAGTTGCACCGGGAGAAAGTTCCGCTCGATCGCGACATCATCTTTCTCGCCGAGGCAGGCGAAGAGGGCACGCCGAAGTATGGCATCGAATACATGATCGAGAACCACTGGGACAAGATCGATTGCGAATACGTTCTCAATGAAGGCGGATCGATCCACATCAAGGATGGCGCAGTCAACTATGTCTCAATCGCTACGACGGAAAAAGTCCCTCGCGGCATAATCGTAACCGCGCGCGGAACCAGCGGACACGGATCGATACCGCGTCCTGATAATCCGGTTGTGCATATCTCCGAGGCCGTGGCCAAACTAGGCAACTGGCAAACACCCATGCGCCTGAACGGCACAACGCGCGTCTATTTTCAGAAGCTCGCGCAGATCGCCGATCCGGAATTGAAGTCTCTGCTGCAGAACCTGAATGCCCCCGAAACCCAGACCGCGCTGCAGCAGAAGTATTGGATGGAGTACTCGAAGCTTCGCACTTCGATTGTGCCCACCATCATCAAAGGCGGCTTTCGCACCAACGTGATTCCCGGCGACGCCGAAGCCACACTCGACATCCGCGCCTTGCCCGATGAAAACATTCCTGCGCTGATGGAGCAGATGAAGAAGCTGGTGAACGATCCCGCGATCGATATCAAGAGAACCTCGGGCAACGACCGTCCGGCGTCTCCTCCATCGCGGCTCGATACCGATCTCTATCGCGCCATGGAAGCCACTGCGAAAAAGATGTTCCCGAATGCGATCACCATGCCCGACATGCTCACCGGGGCAACGGACTCAGCGCAGCTTCGCGCCAAAGGGGTGCAGGCGTATGGAATCAGCACGCCGAAAACGGACGACGATGCCCACCGCGTCCACGGCAACGATGAGCGCACGAGTGTCGACGGCCTGAACACCTTCACGCGATATCTGCATGACGTGGTGATTGCGGTTGCGGGGCAGAAGCAATAG
- a CDS encoding mechanosensitive ion channel domain-containing protein, with protein sequence MKQKRRIVAIVLLVLLGATIYGLVRTGSQSPFSSGNGTTGEGTTGPAGLVDQTPLLTAQRLARMPISTEEFPFAQEALRLGDLEMDLAFAAAVIDTTEHPPVLSAAAKEIQARLQTREDALAAQQAELAQLTAADAKASGSRKDALDDQLDVAKARLELAQDEVDDAKQDMIRAGGDPQGRIQALVQEHQAASQASDTTKVAVSAPTAARGLVNRLQQWSALHEKQSQLSQAKQDAASIATTLAMKHNSLEQQIGAQKEKSPGTVATNSASTAIPGGQSGGPTRQESAAMVNTAKLRAADQKMLANFDKRIDNEKQLANVYGKWIDVVAGQKRSVVNRALYGVLIILMIAIIGLFVDGWIERLLGKMPMDRRRVATLRAVTRVTLQIVAVLLILLVIFGPPNQLGTILGLAGAGLTVALKDFIVGFFGWFVLMGKDGIRLGDWVEINGVTGEVVQLGMFHTVLLETGNWTDSGHPTGRRVTFTNSFAIEGHYFNFSTSGQWLWDELQIVLPAGNNPYPIVDAIKKKVVEMTSESARQAEQEWRGAAKSRDMNALSAAPAITVKPVIGGTQISVRYITRAHERSQLRAQLNHAAVDLLGEGLATRSASLSPQSASTPS encoded by the coding sequence ATGAAACAAAAGCGAAGGATCGTTGCGATTGTTCTGCTGGTACTGCTGGGTGCCACAATTTATGGACTGGTGCGCACTGGATCGCAGAGCCCCTTTAGTTCCGGAAATGGAACAACGGGGGAAGGCACGACTGGACCGGCCGGGCTGGTGGACCAGACGCCGTTGCTTACTGCGCAGCGATTGGCGCGGATGCCGATTAGCACGGAGGAGTTCCCTTTCGCGCAGGAAGCGCTGCGGCTTGGGGACCTTGAAATGGATCTGGCGTTTGCGGCGGCGGTGATCGACACGACAGAGCATCCGCCGGTGTTGAGCGCCGCGGCGAAGGAGATTCAGGCGCGGTTGCAGACGAGGGAGGACGCCCTCGCGGCGCAACAGGCTGAGCTCGCGCAGTTGACGGCCGCGGACGCGAAGGCCAGCGGGTCGCGGAAAGATGCGCTGGACGATCAGCTCGATGTGGCCAAGGCGCGGCTGGAACTGGCTCAGGACGAAGTGGATGATGCGAAGCAGGACATGATCCGTGCCGGGGGCGATCCGCAGGGACGCATCCAGGCGCTGGTGCAGGAACACCAGGCGGCTTCGCAAGCCTCAGACACAACCAAGGTGGCAGTTAGTGCACCGACTGCAGCGCGTGGGCTCGTCAATCGGCTCCAGCAATGGTCGGCACTACATGAGAAACAGTCGCAGTTGTCGCAGGCAAAGCAGGATGCGGCGTCGATAGCAACCACGCTGGCCATGAAGCACAATTCTCTCGAGCAGCAAATCGGGGCGCAAAAAGAAAAATCACCGGGCACGGTTGCGACGAATAGTGCGTCGACGGCGATCCCCGGCGGACAGTCTGGCGGCCCCACTCGCCAAGAATCGGCGGCGATGGTGAACACGGCGAAACTCCGGGCCGCCGATCAAAAGATGCTGGCCAATTTTGACAAGCGAATCGACAACGAAAAGCAACTGGCCAATGTGTACGGCAAGTGGATCGACGTTGTCGCGGGGCAAAAGCGCTCGGTAGTGAACCGCGCGCTGTACGGCGTGCTGATCATTCTGATGATCGCGATCATAGGGCTCTTCGTCGATGGCTGGATTGAGCGCCTGCTGGGGAAGATGCCGATGGACCGTCGCCGCGTGGCGACGCTGCGCGCGGTTACGCGTGTTACTCTGCAGATTGTCGCCGTGCTCCTGATCCTGCTGGTGATATTCGGTCCGCCGAACCAGCTCGGAACTATTTTGGGACTCGCGGGCGCCGGCCTGACGGTCGCCCTGAAGGATTTCATCGTCGGGTTCTTTGGCTGGTTTGTCTTGATGGGAAAGGACGGAATCCGCCTCGGCGACTGGGTGGAAATTAACGGCGTCACTGGGGAAGTCGTGCAGCTCGGAATGTTTCATACCGTGCTGCTCGAGACCGGCAACTGGACAGACTCGGGCCATCCCACCGGACGCCGTGTGACCTTTACAAATAGTTTTGCCATCGAAGGTCACTACTTCAATTTTTCCACTTCGGGACAGTGGCTGTGGGATGAGTTACAGATCGTTTTGCCGGCCGGAAATAATCCATATCCGATCGTCGATGCCATCAAGAAAAAGGTTGTGGAAATGACGTCGGAAAGCGCTCGACAGGCCGAGCAGGAATGGCGGGGCGCGGCAAAATCGCGCGACATGAACGCCCTCTCGGCGGCGCCCGCGATCACCGTAAAACCTGTGATTGGCGGCACGCAAATTTCTGTGCGCTACATCACGCGCGCCCACGAGCGTTCGCAGTTGCGTGCCCAGCTAAATCATGCCGCTGTCGATCTGCTGGGGGAGGGACTTGCGACGCGCAGCGCTTCCCTTTCGCCACAGTCCGCGTCTACGCCAAGCTGA
- a CDS encoding helix-turn-helix domain-containing protein, translating to MPRKSPDPCRRSGCPVNISLEMIGDRWSLLIIRDMMMRGFRTYREFLNSEEGIATNILADRLRKLEGSGIISTSRDPGDRRKLIYKLTQKGIDLGPVLLELASWSARYEETDASRAMIQKMEKNRGTFIAGIRRNWQQDKKGPA from the coding sequence GTGCCACGCAAATCACCAGATCCCTGCAGGCGATCGGGCTGTCCCGTAAACATCTCGCTGGAGATGATCGGGGACCGCTGGTCTCTATTGATCATTCGCGACATGATGATGCGCGGGTTCCGCACCTACCGGGAATTCCTGAACTCAGAAGAAGGCATCGCCACGAACATCCTGGCGGACCGCCTTCGGAAGCTCGAAGGCAGCGGAATCATCTCTACTTCGCGCGATCCCGGCGATCGCCGCAAGCTGATTTACAAACTCACGCAGAAGGGCATCGATTTAGGTCCGGTTCTGTTGGAACTGGCGTCGTGGAGTGCGCGCTACGAAGAGACGGATGCCTCCCGAGCCATGATTCAGAAGATGGAAAAGAACCGCGGAACGTTCATCGCCGGGATTCGCAGAAATTGGCAGCAGGACAAAAAAGGACCTGCCTGA
- a CDS encoding DinB family protein: MNFYGPKQLVDSMRTVRKNTIQIAEDIAEKDYGYRPTPESRSAAETLVHIARLAQFDRVVHEQEHLSSLEGFDFGALLGKSEVEEKRPRSKREIVELLRTEGERWCEWVGSLPESILAEQVRMPGGVFKTRFEMLLGTKEHEMQHRGQLTVIERLLGVVPHLTRNRQQAREAAAKVAS, encoded by the coding sequence ATGAATTTCTACGGACCTAAGCAGTTGGTGGACAGCATGCGCACAGTGCGCAAGAACACAATTCAGATTGCGGAAGACATCGCAGAGAAAGACTACGGCTATCGTCCTACGCCCGAGAGCCGCTCGGCGGCGGAGACGCTTGTACACATCGCGCGGCTGGCACAATTCGATCGTGTGGTGCACGAACAGGAACATCTCTCGTCGCTCGAAGGCTTCGACTTTGGGGCGCTCCTCGGGAAGTCGGAAGTCGAGGAGAAGCGTCCGCGATCAAAGCGCGAGATCGTCGAACTGCTGCGCACTGAAGGAGAGCGCTGGTGCGAGTGGGTGGGGAGCCTTCCCGAATCGATACTCGCCGAGCAAGTGCGCATGCCCGGCGGCGTGTTCAAAACCCGTTTTGAAATGTTGCTCGGAACCAAAGAGCACGAAATGCAGCACCGGGGGCAATTGACGGTGATCGAGCGCTTACTTGGTGTCGTGCCTCACCTCACACGAAACCGGCAGCAGGCGCGCGAAGCCGCTGCCAAGGTTGCCAGTTAA